GTGACAATTAGCTGCATCCTGGTCCTTACCATCCACACCATGAGGTAGGAGAAGACAGCGATCCACAGCGTGGAGGCCACAAAGGTGACCATAAACCAGCGATGCCAGCGTGgtacgatgcagttgggcaccgTGCAGTAGAGCAGCAGGCCCAGTGGCCACGTGATGACCCACTTGACTCTGGCCGAGCAGCCGTCtgacacacacgtgcgcacatGTCACCCGATCCCACGGCCAGCCATCACGCTTCCTGTTCTgatccctaaccctacccctcacCTGGGAAGCGCAAGGGGTGAAACACGCCATCGTCGTCTTCATCTGCCCCCAGCTTGTCTCCGGACTCCACGTGTCCTACGCCGCCACCGTTCTCCAAACTGCAGGAGCCCGCCCTCTTCAGGCTGTTGGCGGCGGAGGCCCCTCGGGACCCGAGACCGGCCCCGCTGCATCGCGGGCTCTTGGAGCCCCGGATGAGCCTCTGTCTCTGGCAAGAGGGACGAGAATATAGAGTGGTCAGCTCATCAGGGGAACACTAATAATCAGTTCTGTGCAGTGGAGAAAGAATGTATGACTGAGCCGTGCTAACGTGGGCATGTGTGTTTGTTACCTCGCTGATGAGCACACGACCAGCCATGGAGAGTCTGGTGCGAGGGGAAAAGTGTGGCGTGATCATGATGCGCAGGCCGGCGTCAGAAAAGGACAGCTTGTGAGGGCTGACTATGAGCAGCTCGTCCACCATGATGACTGGGGTGCTCTCCTGATTATGGACTTGGGCTAAAAGCACACAAAAGAAACTGACTTTACCTCTATACAATCATATTGATAAACATTTTGCTATAAATACACAAGAAGTGCAGCCACGTTCAAAACCTTTATTTAGGAGGGCCATGGCATTGTGACCTGCTGAGGTGTCATCTGCCATTTTCTCCTCCCTGCGATCCTCCGATGCCACGCAACATGGCCTGGTGTGCCGCAACTGTTGCGTCACAAATGTCAGAAGGCGAGTGTTGAACCTGCCAATGCACAAATACGACGCAAATGAGAACGTCATTGCATTGTGGGTGAATTAGGGAAGGGGGTTTGGCCtctcacttcatgatgatgatgtAGATCACGTACATGGTCATGAGGAGCAAAGACTCCCACCTGCAAAGCAAACATCATTGGTATGATATTACCAGAATAACGACCAAGTATTTGTTTCACTCACGCCTAATGATTTTGAAATTGAGAATATGTATTGTGTGTATGCGAATGTACGTTGACTAATGTCAGCGCAGAAATGTTCCAGCTCTCCCGCACCCTCATTTTGAACAAGTGCAAAAGACGCATTTTGCAGGTGGGCCCAATGTGGGTGATGTAATCAGACTGTGCCGGCAGATGCGCTTTGGTGCACCACCACAAAGTACAATCTGATTGAATCACACCCATTTTTAAGCATGTCTGGGGATTACAGAATTCTCCTAACCCAAACTctctgcaaaaaataaaaaacattgacatTTCACCATGTGTGTGGCGCataaaagaaaaacaccactAAAACAACCTCAACAGTAAACATGAGCTTTCTAACAGtgtcaaattaaatcaaatttatTCATAAATTTTGTGGCCCTTCTAAACAACCGTTTGAATCTTTTTCTCATTAAGTCCACTGCCTTTTGTAAAATACAATTGGGCTCCTATAAAATACAGCGAGACGACCTTCAGCAAGAACATTGGCATTCGGTAAAAAGTCAGCCTTGTATATCACCTGGGCTTCCATTAAGTTTAGGGATAAATCAGTGGCGCTTCCATTAAAGCACATCACACCTCTGCGAGACAGAATGGAAGAACGAAGCAAACTGTCAATATTTGCTGGTTGGTTGTCTTTGGGTGGGTTCCAATCACCAAGATTGACGTTTCACTCAATGTGGGTCTGATTGACACGCTCGTCCTCACAAATGACAGCTCATTTGTTTGTTAGCAAGGGCAAGTGCATGTCCCTGAAGAGTATTtttcaaaaatcaaaacaaaggtCTACTCACCAGACGACCACAGCATCATAAATGACCTTGAAGACAGAGATGATTATAACCACAAGGAAGAAATTTAGGCGAGTCCCCGGCCCTAACGTTAAAGAACTCACCCCGATGAGCGCCAGCACGGACAGGATGTAGTAGGAGGAGTCTCGAAACAAAGACCACCATGTGAGCTTCACCGTCTGCGGAATGGCACATCATGGTCACGGGTCGCCGAGACCTCACAAAAATGTTCACCACGACGTCGTTTGACCTGGCCCGCAAAGATGCCACTCAGGCCGATGATGACCAGGATGTTGAAGACGGCCGAGCCTACGATGGTGCCCACGCCGACGTCGCCTTTAGTGATGAAGACACCTAATGATGACAATCGCATGCACCACTCAGCATTGAGGAAGAAGTGAAGCGATTCTTAtttgaaatttggaaatttGTCACCAATGAGCGATGTGAAGAGCTCCGGAGCAGAACTTCCTGCTGCCATGAACGTCGCCCCGGCAACATCCTCGCTCAGTTGTAAATTCTGAGCAGGGGGAGAGAATCAGAACATTTGAAATAACTAAATgatacaccaagtaaagtaggcCATCTCACCTCCGATATTTTCTCAAGTGAAGGAACAAAATAGTCATCGCAGACGATGGCCAGAGCGTAGAACATGTAGATGGCCTGAAAGGATACACAAGCGCTTTTGATGATAAGAATCAAAACACACAACCATCACATGATACTCACACAGAGAACATGCAACAAGACGGCTCCATTCTTTCTCTGCTCCTTGTTGAAGATGTCTTTTGGAAACTCGTGGATGGCTGCCAAGCACAGGCAAACTCAATTTAAGAAGCGTTCAAATGTAGCGTCATAGTGAATGCAATGTCTGGCATTTAACAGTGGTGTGAGGACGTGACGTCACCCGTCTTCGAGCAAGGCTACAttgacagattaaaaaaaaaaaaaaatgggtgggtGGAGGTGTTTATCATTTACTGTACCATTCAAAATCCTCCTAGACTTTCACAAACATTCTCTACGGAGCCTATTTTGTCTTTGATATGCAGCGAAGCATCATACAGGAAGTGAAAGAGGCAGCTGTTTCCTGTGTGTCctcgaatgcaaaaaaaaaatttgggatAATGACAACTCTGCTTCCCCATCCAACCTGACAAAGAGTCTCCAGAGATACAGTGCTCCAGCACCAATTTACGACTCTGATCTGAGCTGGCTGAATTTAAACTACCAGGGGCAcggaagggggggaggggggggggggtgcaaatgGAGAGAGAGTGGGGGGGTGAGGCAGGCTAAAAATAGCTGCAAACCTACAGAGACTTTGCAAGCACACAATAAGGAAAGCAATTGAGACATCTTTTGTGATGTAAGATATGAGAAGTGATCTGTGACAGTGAGGGGGGGGCGGGACTCCCCCTCCCTCTACAGGATGAGACATTTGGCCATGTAGAGTAGTTAGAAAATGTAAATGTTTGTACAGTTGTGTTTAGACGTTGCCGCTTGTGCTGCCGGAGcctatttttaattgtttgtaCACAAGCGACAGAAGGTTGGTGTGTTTTCTTGGAACTTGGGAAGAgggggatatatatatatatatatatatatatatatatatatatatatatatatatatatatatatatatatatatatatatatatatattgctttAGTGACAGCTGATGCGCTAACATGGAGGTTTGCAAATTGTCATGTATCACATATGAAGATCATCTGTGTTGTTCTTCTCTCTCATTAAGTACACTGGAAGCCATTCAGGCTGCTTTGAGTCATGAGATGCACTCTCAGGTGTTACTGTCACTCCAAACACAAACATGCAGCTCTCATGGACCCTTTTGAGGAGTTACTCTGATGAAGgcagttgccatggcaatgtTCTCccagggggatttttttttcctttttttttttttttttgatgggtgGCAGTAGGAAGCCAAAGGCAAGGGGGAGGGAGGTGGGTATGTGTCTTTCCCATGGTTAGAGTTTATGAAAAATGAAGAAGGGGGGGAGAGAAAGAAGTGACAGCAGCTCGGGATTGCAATgtctaaaaatatttatttttcctttagAAACTCTCAGGAGAGGTCTGAGAGAGAACGGCGAGAGAATGACAGAAAACGGACACAAACCATAGTGCTTTAATGATGTCGTGTTTGCGCTAAACCTAAGAGTGAGTGTTACCTTGAGTGGAGGCGTGATGCACGTCATGCCATGTTACTTTGACAACACGTGTATCCACACCACTCATGGCGAGAGCATCTTTGGGCTTGATGTCTTTTTACTGCGAAGCAACAGATGGCAACTCCGAGAGCAAACACTTGGGCTCCTTTCCAAAAGTATTACAACAGTGAGGCCATTTTCTGTATTCAGACCTTGAAAACTAATCCATTTTGTGTTGTCTGATTATGAAGGAACTCCTTAGCAGTTTGATCCCGTCTTTCttagacattttatttttttttttaaacacttcccAGGTGTCTTAAAACTTCCTCTCTGGGATGTGATGGCCGAAGCGTCCAGTCAATCTATCGACCAGTGCCACGCATCGTGCATTTGTCATTAGGAatcaaaaaaatgaatattttatcCCTGGTGTGTAATGTAAATTCAATTATGCATTTGGTCTTTGATTTCGCCTTCCTTTGAGGTGTCCTGAATACAACAAAGATGAGAAGGGAGACAGGCCAATCTCACCTTTAAACTACaacatgaaaacaaacaatataGTTGATATTAAAAAAGGGTCTACACACTTTGTTCAAATGTGAGTTTTTTCTGATATAAAAATGAAACTGAGATTCCTTATTTCCCCACAAAAATGTCATGATCTTTTTTTAGTATGAAACAAAACCAATCTTTGATATGACTGCCACTTTAATAAACAACCGCAACTAGACTTGATACCAGACTCATTAGAAGCCGTTTGCTTCATTTCCATAATTTGGATTCATCGCCACCCTCTACTTAGGGCCTATTTTAGTTCAGCGCACTCATCTGGGCTTCGGAACTTAGCATTTAGTTGCCTAGCAACGaactcggcggcggcggcggctcatcGGCTGGAGTCAGATCACACTGTCAGCCAACTTGTCAAGTGGAGGATAGATGAAAAGATGAGACGGTAGCGCCTGGGGCAGGACGTCAACACGCAATCCCCAAGATGATATCCCGTCGGCTACGGCCGCCGGCTTTTTAATCACGACCACATCGTGTATTATGTAATGGCTGCCGAGCCTCTCGCTGGTCAAGACGGTGGCTAGCTGGACCCACTCTGTCTTAAGGGAGATAAAAGAGTGAATGCAAGCCTGGAAAGATGCTTTGTGTCCTCATGGGATGCAATTAGATATAATACGGGAAATATAATTGCTGACTGGTGCAAATCATCCCATCAAGCAACATACACATCGATTATCGGACTCCATAATGAAACAAGCCGCACGAAATtgtaataccgtaatttccggactataagtcgcggtttttttcatagtttgggtgggggggcgacttatactcaggagcgacttatatatgttttttttcacaaatttttacttgatcattaagacatcacttacaagtatagttgaccacttcccatgttatttttagtatagttgatcacttcacatgcttttatttctttatcttgaacatattcaaaacataaaaaatagagaaaacgtcaaataaagcaattaacactttaaagcaccatatccaagtccactgtctgctgtatgtacacttgctccatttttgctcctcttatatttattattattatttattattatttgtttatttatcatttattcaatactcttatttattcattgttagtgccttcttggtttttttttgtgatgcttgtatgcatatgtgtactatctcaccgagggatagtggaaatgtaatttcaatctctttgtgtgtcttagtatataaaaaaatatatcgacgataaagcagactttgactttgataaaacaaccaaaaaaaattatattttcagacgaaactggatgagggcgctctaaattttaccgttggccgtgactcatcaactgggtgggcttaagaaaaatggcaccaaaaagaaactcatattttgcaggttacaaacttcaagttgtaaaatatgcagctgaaaacagtaatcgagcagcagaaagaaagtttggagaaccgtgatgtaccaatggattactatttcaagtgacgtcagtagcgcggcgcgccggttgtttacatacaaacgtgcccacacaaggactaccatcattagcggtgaccatttctaagtgacacggaggacaacgagtttgaaggaattaaggatttggagtgacatagaaggtttgaaaaactattatggcttttacgcacgcccggtctctactgagtcgggggccgacgctcggccgagtggctgtccgcgaacggtgcgcggggctcggacatggccattacgcacgcccggtctgtctggaagtccacgccgccacacgcttggaagtttgttttgtttaataaagagccgtttaccaaacctacgtctatccttgtactttgttaacgctacaatatagttatatagtagatctgtggaataaagacgaggctgacgtcagggcgcacgcgcggcgatgttgacaaaggacgaggaatttgatcgatggatttaatggaattaaagtgcacggatggtttgataatattattggcttgtattatagttatttaaaatatagtttatctatcgttatatgagcctgtggaatattttgaagcgcaagcgccctcagccgtgcgcacccattgttgacaaagaacgatcgatggatttaatgaattggagtgacactgatggttttataaacatgttattcatgtaatagttgtccttaatcactctatatgttacgtcaggcccgttctcagctctttgtttgtgtttgtcatgttagcatacctatcgtttagcctgttgttgctatttaatgaattggagtgacaccgatggttttataaacatgttattcatgtaatagttgtccttaatcactctatatgttacgtcaggcccgttctcagctctttgtttgagtttgtcacgttagcatacttatcgtttagcctgttgttgctatttaatgaattggagtgacactgatggttttataaacatgttattcatgtaatagttgtccttaatcactctatatgttacgtcaggcccgttctcagctctttgtgtttgtcacgttagcatacctatcgtttagcctgttgttgctatcgtttagcctgttgttgctcgttcatgactgtttttggtgtgggattttgtcgaataaattgcccccaaaatgcgacttatactccggagcgacttatatatgttttttttcactttttggggcattttatggctggtgcgacttatactccggagcgacttatagtccggaaaatacggtaaattgaaAATCATCCATGCATGCGTCTTAATTATGTGCCCCCCAGGTTATGGCGTACACACACCAAAGGGGTATTTATAGCAAAAGCAGGATATTAGCATAATTTCATTTGCATACATTCATCGGAGTGAGCCGTAATAATGAAGCCGGAAAGGATACAATAGAAAACGTGAGTGGCAACTGGATATTACTCGGGCTGTCAGAGTGTGAATATGAGAAAATGAGGGAGTTGCGCTCTTATCTTGCCATTCATTGCGTGACCAGGAAACTTCATATGCGACCTTGACCG
The nucleotide sequence above comes from Syngnathus scovelli strain Florida chromosome 15, RoL_Ssco_1.2, whole genome shotgun sequence. Encoded proteins:
- the LOC125981760 gene encoding sodium/potassium/calcium exchanger 3 isoform X1; the protein is MRAARHRRPFQRFCCCGVGLLSVLWLAQVICAPAETSGSGLGVEGNTLRWTRRLMQMPGNQTEAEHRAAIHEFPKDIFNKEQRKNGAVLLHVLCAIYMFYALAIVCDDYFVPSLEKISENLQLSEDVAGATFMAAGSSAPELFTSLIGVFITKGDVGVGTIVGSAVFNILVIIGLSGIFAGQTVKLTWWSLFRDSSYYILSVLALIGVIYDAVVVWWESLLLMTMYVIYIIIMKFNTRLLTFVTQQLRHTRPCCVASEDRREEKMADDTSAGHNAMALLNKAQVHNQESTPVIMVDELLIVSPHKLSFSDAGLRIMITPHFSPRTRLSMAGRVLISERQRLIRGSKSPRCSGAGLGSRGASAANSLKRAGSCSLENGGGVGHVESGDKLGADEDDDGVFHPLRFPDGCSARVKWVITWPLGLLLYCTVPNCIVPRWHRWFMVTFVASTLWIAVFSYLMVWMVTIVSFTLDIPDYIMGITFLAAGTSVPDCMASLIVARQGMGDMAVSNSIGSNIFDILLGLGFPWALRTLVVDHGSFVPINNKGLVYSVILLLASVFLTVTSVHLNHWRLDRRLGLGLLFLYAIFLLCSILFGHM
- the LOC125981760 gene encoding sodium/potassium/calcium exchanger 3 isoform X2, producing the protein MQMPGNQTEAEHRAAIHEFPKDIFNKEQRKNGAVLLHVLCAIYMFYALAIVCDDYFVPSLEKISENLQLSEDVAGATFMAAGSSAPELFTSLIGVFITKGDVGVGTIVGSAVFNILVIIGLSGIFAGQTVKLTWWSLFRDSSYYILSVLALIGVIYDAVVVWWESLLLMTMYVIYIIIMKFNTRLLTFVTQQLRHTRPCCVASEDRREEKMADDTSAGHNAMALLNKAQVHNQESTPVIMVDELLIVSPHKLSFSDAGLRIMITPHFSPRTRLSMAGRVLISERQRLIRGSKSPRCSGAGLGSRGASAANSLKRAGSCSLENGGGVGHVESGDKLGADEDDDGVFHPLRFPDGCSARVKWVITWPLGLLLYCTVPNCIVPRWHRWFMVTFVASTLWIAVFSYLMVWMVTIVSFTLDIPDYIMGITFLAAGTSVPDCMASLIVARQGMGDMAVSNSIGSNIFDILLGLGFPWALRTLVVDHGSFVPINNKGLVYSVILLLASVFLTVTSVHLNHWRLDRRLGLGLLFLYAIFLLCSILFGHM